Below is a window of Fibrobacter succinogenes DNA.
ACCGATGATGGAAGTAGTGAGGGCGCGGAGGATGGCACGCTTGTGTTGGGCGTTAACACCCAGTTTCTTGTTTTTTACACCGTGTCTCATGTTTAATCCTTCAAGTAATCATCGACGTCCATGCCAAACGAAAGGCCCATCGACGTCAACACCTCGTTAAGTTCAACCAAGGACTTCCTACCGAAGTTCTTGTATTTGAGCATATCGTTTTCCTTGTTGCGAACAAGCTCGCCAATGGTATGGATATTTGCCATACGGAGGCAGTTGCTGGAGCGAACGGAAAGTTCCAGATCGTCCACGCGCATACGGAGGAGGTTGGCGATACGCTGACGTTCTTCATCCATTTCAAGCTCTTCAGGAGATTCGAGATCGCCTTCGAAGTTGATGAAGATTTCCAAGTGATCCACAAGAAGCTTTGCAGCATATGCAAGAGCGTCCTCCGGGTCAATGGAACCGTCTGTTGTAATTTCAAGTTCCAGACGGTTGTAGTCCGTCTTCTGACCAACGCGGGTATCGCTGATGTGCATTGCGACTTTCTGAACCGGGTTGAAGTTCGCATCCATGGCGATAACGCCAATCGGAGCGTCCTTGTCCTTGAGTTCGTCGGCAACAACATAACCACGACCGCAGGAGATCTTCACGTCCATCGACAACGAAGCGTTACCGTTCAATGTCGCAATGTGAACATCCGGAGTCAGGATAGTGACATTGGGATTGTCCATA
It encodes the following:
- a CDS encoding DNA-directed RNA polymerase subunit alpha, whose translation is MMWKSLQMPRSFQKVETGEDGRYAKFVVEALERGWGITLGNALRRVLLSSLQGAAIVSVKIEGVDKEFSTIPGVKEDVTDIILNLKSIRVKLLSDHDETLHLDMSGDGEVTAKDFMDNPNVTILTPDVHIATLNGNASLSMDVKISCGRGYVVADELKDKDAPIGVIAMDANFNPVQKVAMHISDTRVGQKTDYNRLELEITTDGSIDPEDALAYAAKLLVDHLEIFINFEGDLESPEELEMDEERQRIANLLRMRVDDLELSVRSSNCLRMANIHTIGELVRNKENDMLKYKNFGRKSLVELNEVLTSMGLSFGMDVDDYLKD